The genomic stretch AAACTAGTACGAAGCTACCACTAAAAAACACAAATGCACTAAAAAGACACTAGACGAACGATTTTCAAGGTGTTATTTGGAAGTTTTCCCCGTATCCAATTATTGTAGTGCATGCCTATCAAATTTAGCCAAAGTTGCATAAAATTTTAAACTCCCTCATCCAAAATAACCATAGAATTTGAAGATAGAGTAAAACCTAAATGGATGTTCATATCTACGTGCCTTATTAGTGTCAATTTGAAGCAAGTAAAGATCTACCTTAGTATTCACGAAAAAAATTCTGCAATGTCGACTTTAcctgaaaaaaattgaaccatTTTATGGCATCAATAAATCAATGAACGCAATTAATCACCCATaactttgttttacttttattaCAAGCGATATTTCTAATTTAAGTTAGACTAAAAGAAAGGTGGAGAGTTTGAACCGCGACGCACTGAGTTAAGCCCTGTCCACCAGGGCAACTCATTTGCCACCCAGAATTTCTTTCAGTTGGACCGTGTCTAAGCTTTAATCGATGCAAAGggtaattataatcaaattggCAACTGGGtggtatacatatacatacacatatacatatatatacatgtatttgaagagagatagagagagaaccCAGAATTTATTATGTACACATTTCTCCCTTCCcttcacctccacctccacctccacctgcAGCCATTCCACTGGAGATCGAAAGtcttccacctccacctccacctgcAGCCATTGCTCTGGAGATCGAAAGTCTTCCACCATCTGCATATCTAATATAACTGGACCCAGTTGGGCTTTGACGGGCTTTTGAGGCGAGAGTAACCCCATTTTCTTTTCCAACACCAAGAGTCCAAGCCCAAGCTGCAATTGCATGAGGAATCTTCCACGCGTCGTTTTCAAAGCTATTTCACTGCCTCGGCAGTGAGTAGACTCGGTACCCAAACTGGGTTCAGTATCACCGAAGCTTTTGGTCTGCTTTTTACCTAACAGTTGACCAACATGGCTACAATGGCGAGTGCAGGCTTGCTTAGCCCCCTCCATTGCCACCTCAACGAGCTTCCGCTTTTGGGTTCGAGCTCCATCAGCACCAAGCTCGCAGAATTTCGGTTCTGTCAGCCCATTATCGCTCTAAAGCACGCAAGAAATGCGTCCATTGTTCCGGTCGTACGAGCGCAGAGTTCTTCTGGTTCGTCTTCTTCCCATTTTGTGGAAGAATGGTTCATGGGTTTTGAATGTTATTGCATATTCCATTCAAATTATGATTTGGGTGTCAcggattttaaattttaaattttaaattttggcaTGGCTTCTGACTCCATATTGTTGGTTGCTCGTAGGTTATGTCCCAGACTCCAAATTTTACAAAGTCGAAGCGATTCTGAGGTGCGGAAACAATTCACTCATCTGTTTGTATATACATTGTTGTtggttcttaattttgttttggttgattGTTTATAGCTCTGCATGTCTGCTGtacttttttcttcatttactTTTGTGTGTGGAATACATGAGGTTATGGGTTTTAATTACATCTAATTATTTCTTAATCTTTGCTATGATTATGGGACGAGCTAGGCCCTGGCGAGTGTCGCACGTTTCTTCGGTAAGAACTGTTGAACCTTAAACACAGCTTACTGCATATTAATTGGCATTGCATTTGGCATTGTCATAATAAAATTAGGAAAGCAACGgattgatttttcaatttttttttattggatagTAGGAAGAATAGCTCTGTGTTTCGAAGCCTGTGTAGTTATCTAAGCACCATCCCATCTTCTTCTGCAGTTGCCTTTAATCCTTTTTACACACTCAAGTCCATTTGCATATATCGAACACATAGTCACGACTGATTTGGATTGGAGCTCAAACACGATAAACATTGAAGGTTAATGAAATTCTAATCTAGAGTGCCATTGATGTCACTGGACCTAAATTTTGATTGCGGTTTGGCCTGTAGTGACATGTCAAAAGATCAATTAGTAGTTGTTAGTTGTACCGCTATACAATTCATTTCTggaatttaatgaaaattattTGTGACTGCCTCACTTAGTACCTATCAGTAACTTTTTGGCCAAGTTTCTGACTGCTCTCTGTATGCATTGCCTTGATCATAGTCAAGGCAAGATAGCTTCTGTCTTTTAATAATACTCATGCTATTCTCGGAATTTTTGCCACTCCTTTCCTGTCAATTCATTACATCCATGGACCATGAGGCCTCCGTTGGGGACTGGGATGCTATGCCTGTGGAATTGTCCGTGGTGCACTAAGTAACGTCATTTACTTACTAAAAGAAATGTAAAAGCAAATTGACCACTAGAAATTGAAGAATTAAGATGTTTCATGTGGTTCATATTTCATGAACTTATCGTAAGAAGAAAATAGGGTTATAGTCCATAGTAGGGTCAGAATTGTACCTGCTTTTATCCTTTCTTTTAGGTTGCACGTTTTCACATGTTTACTAATGTACAGAATTGTTGTTAGCTCCTTGAGATAATAGCATAAGCATTACTTTGGGTTTCTGGAGTTACAATCTTTTCCTCTGTCATTTTTCTAGAGGTCCTTGAGATAATAGCATGAGCACTAATTTTTTGTCCCCATCCTTTGCGAAATCGAAGGCTCTGCTGAAAATTGGAATTCGTGGTGTTACTGTATCTGATGTTCGAGGCTTTGGTGCTCAAGGTGGTTCAACAGAGAGGCAGGGTGGTATGTTCTTGCTTTGGCATggatattttctcttcattttaattaaatctaGCAGATGTTTTGGAAACACTCCCTACCCATTATATCTACTGGTACTTATTTATCATATCATCCTACTCTTTTCTTATATTATCCTTCataatttcttccttttttattactttgttaGGCTCTGAATTTTCTGAAGACAATTTTGTTGCTAAGATTAAAATGGAGATTGTAGTGAGCAAAGACCAGGTATGAAGAGTCTGATTGATAATTTTAGTTCTATAATGCATTCTTTTTTAGATATTGATGCTCAGGGAAAAGGGGTTGAAAATCCCCAATTGAATCCTGCTCTCATCACTTCATAGGTTGAGGCTGTGGTTGACACAATAATTGAGGCAGCCAGGACTGGAGAAATCGGCGATGGCAAGATTTTTGGTTTGTCTCTAAACTTGTTCATTTTGAAACTACAAAGATACAGTCTACAGTTAGCACCTAAGCaggttaaaataaaattttaattaataattatttctttgacatatataattattaatttgtgTTGAAAATGATGTACACTGAATTCAAACTATACTTTGACACCTATATAAGTTAGCTTATTTTCAGACAATTATGTCGGTATACAGAATTGTTTGATGGATTCGCACCTTTCCATTTTGTCACCTATAGATGTTCTAAGAGATACACTACCCTTCCAGAATTAGGGAGGGTCATTAGTTTCCACTATATATCATGTTTGTGATGTCAGATACTAAGGTCACATAAGAGTTGTAGTGAAGTTGTACTTTAAGGTCAGGTTGGTAGGACAAGTAGCTATTTTGGACAAGACTGATCATTTGCCAGAAATCTTTATACTCCGTATTTATGCAATGACTATGCTAGTTACATGTAAAACTTAAAACTCAAGGAATATATCATTTTCTGGCCTCTCCAGTGAGTTTTCATCAAACTTTCTAATGAGGTTTTGTATTTTCTGCAGTGGTGCCAGTCTCAGATGTAATCAGAGTTCGCACTGGTAACATTTTACTTGCCAAATGATTTAAGTTTAAGATGATGTATCCAGTTGTTTGCGTGTCTCTTTGGATTGATGATTGCTCTCTAGAGTTCACctaaatttttcttcttcttgcataCGTCATTTTCAGGGGAGCGTGGAGAGAAGGCGGAGAAGATGACAGGAGGGCGGTCTGACGTGTCCTCCTCTGCTTGAGTGAGATTTGACGAAACTTGATGAGTACCACTCTATTCAACCCCCCATCCAATCTCCCCCCCTTGTCCGTTAGATCTTAGAAGATTAGTGCTTCATTTTTTGGAGTGTATGCAGTGATGGAAGAGTAGAATAAGGTGTAATACCAGTCATGTAACTTCTATCTTTTATCAGAAGGTAGAAAATAACCCGGCAGTTGTTTCCCctcttatttattaaataaagtagtGAACTTATTTACCGATGAAGAAGAATTTCTTAACAAAAATATGTGGGTAACTTTGTCTCTGTCTTTGGAAGATGAATGCTATATAGTCTATGTCAGCTTGTTTTACTTGTCAGTCAATTAATTATGCAAATGCGCTTCTGGAAGGAAGCTAACAAACACAAATCTACGACCGGAGGAGGCCGAATGCCGATCTTCTTTTGAATATATCAAGCCTGATAACTAATGAAATCGACACGCTTACTTAGCCGTGCAATCTGCTCGTAAACGCCCAGCAGTAAGGTAAGAGTCTGCTCAAGGATTCCAGCAACAGCAATGTCAGAAGCTAGCTTGTGGTTGAGCTGCTAAAGGGGTTTAGCTTAGCCATTCAATGCACAAATATGGAGACGAATTGAGTGAGAGATGATGagagaaataagaaaaaattcTTCAAATTATTATCTGTGATCTGTGTTATACAATACACAAAAATTGGAAGATGAGTGTTGCAATGTTCAACAAGGTATAAAGAAAATCAGCTAGTGGTTTAGCTACGGCAGTTTATATTTAGGATGGTTTATTGggctacaaaataaaaaacaagttgAAAGCTACAAAGTTTTATTGTCGTTGTTGGACTAACAAAGTTGAACAAATACAAAAGATAAACTAAACTAAACCGAACCAAATCGAATCAAACCGTTCATAACTAAACCCGGTCGATCCAATCTAGAACATGTCTACCACTATCTAATAAAAGTATTTATACTGATTTGATATCCTTCCTTCCTCCCCCATTGATAAATGATGGAGGTCATTAAGATAAGGCCTAGAATTGTTTGAAGGCTATCAACGAATCAAACGACAACAACCAACTTCTTTGAAAATTGTATTCTTCCtctaatcaaattttcaaatattaaaacgtaaataaataaaaataaaaatttggtgCGGTTGGTGACGTCTCTCTCCTTCTTTGgaaaaatttttagttgtgacggaaaTACGGATGGTAtaccatgtgtttttatataaatagtgaaaaatttaaaatttaaaattttaagttattaacattttaacacatatatcacACAATTTAAATAAGGACAAATAATGTATTATTTCCTGTGACGgtcatactaaaaaatctcGTCCTTCCGGTCCATCATATATAAATGCAGAGACAGATCCTTCGTTCCACGTACAGCGTGAAATATAGCGTGGGTATCGGTATTGCTGCGAAGGACAGCCCTTCCCCTTCTTCTTAGAGACGCTCATACGCCTTAGAGAGAGAAACCACCGCAgatctactctctctctctctctcttcaaattCTCCATCTTCCTCAGGTAACTCCAACTTTACCCTGCCTTCTTCTTGTTCTCGTCGGATCTGTACCCTCTACTGATTTTTACATTTTCGTTTTTTATGTGCCCACTTGCACGAATTTTCGCCATTTGATCCGATCTCCAATTTTCTGACTTTTTGTGTTCCGATCTCGAATTTTGCCCGAAATTGTGATGAAATTTACAAGATTTAGACCCTCATTATGAATGTGAATGCTGATTGATATAtagatatttgaaattttgggttggatttttttatcaaattttgaaGGTTCGAAAATGGGGCTGTCATTCACGAAGCTGTTCAGCCGTCTGTTTGCGAAGAAGGAGATGCGCATTCTGATGGTGGGTCTCGATGCGGCTGGTAAGACCACCATTCTCTACAAGCTCAAGCTCGGCGAGATCGTCACCACCATTCCCACCATTGGTATGTCAATCACTTGCACAACCGATCTCCTCCTTGATCTTGATTCATCACTCGATATCGGTTGTTATTTATCGTTTTCCGTGGTATTAGTTGTTAATTGCTTTGAATCATGGTGAATTATGTGATTAGGATTCAATGTGGAGACTGTGGAATACAAGAACATCAGCTTTACTGTGTGGGATGTCGGGGGTCAGGACAAGGTATggactctttttctttttaacttatTTAATTTTCCAAAAATGTTACTTCTTTCAGTTGCAATTGAGTTCTGGTAAattttggtgaaagttgaaTCCTGCATCTGATTTACATAGTTGAGTTTGCCTGATGAAAAACTAAATTGTGTAAAACTATAGCAACTCAGCAAGTTTGGTGCCATGGCCAACGTGAAATTTATCATCTCCGTGATTGTTTTGTGTGAATTATTGTTTTAACTATTGATAGAATCTTGGAGGTCAATTGGTTCTCAATCCTAACCTTCCTTTATAATCGACTAGTTAACGAGCCCACTCAGCTCATACCATTTGTCTTCAATCGTACAAGCTCATCAGTTAAACATCGATGGGGTCAGGACATGCTATTATTTTTTGGGATTGTTTCCCCTTTGGACTGTTTTATCTTTTTTGGGCATACATGTTCTCCATGATTTTTCTCTTTCAGAATAATGCCCAACTAAATTACTTGTTCCTGAGGATTGTTTTTTTGATGAGTTTAGCGGAGAAATTATCCAATATGTGGCTTACAAGTCACATACTGTATTACTTCTGCGGTTTAGGTCATTTCTCATTATCAGTTAGGTGTTATTATAGCTGCTGAATTTTCACTCTATTGTGTGTTGATATTTTGTATTGTCTTTCCAGATCCGACCATTGTGGAGGCATTACTTCCAGAACACACAAGGACTTATCTTTGTGGTTGATAGCAACGATCGTGACCGTGTGGTTGAAGCCAGAGATGAGCTTCACAGAATGTTGAATGAGGTATGCAACTTCTTATTCTAATTCTAAAGAGCGGGATGAAATATATAGCACAATGAAAACTTGTGCCACTTTAATTGCTACATAttcatttctcttcttttctttctccttttcattttgatcattaACCATTGCTTGTATTTGGCAGGATGAGTTGAGGGAGGCTGTGCTTCTTGTATTTGCAAACAAGCAAGATCTTCCAAATGCCATGAATGCTGCTGAAATAACTGATAAGCTTGGTCTTCACTCCCTCCGTCAACGCCACTGGTAAAACCGAATGTAGCCTTTCTCTCAAACTCGCTCACACACACACCCCTCCTTGAAACTAACTTTGTAAACTACCCTTTGCAGGTATATCCAGAGCACGTGCGCCACTTCTGGTGAAGGACTGTACGAGGGTCTTGACTGGCTCTCAAACAATATTGCAAACAAGGTGGACTCATGCTCTCATACATTTTAAGTAACTCGATTGTTCATTATGGTTTCCGTTTCTGATTTTGGTTCTGATTTTGGTTTTCCGATGTTACATTTTGCAGGCATAGATGGCTTGACTTGAATTTTATGTAGTGCCGATTCTGCTGTAATATGAAGTTGACATTGATCGGTCCTTGGTATTCTGCATTTCTCTGCTCTTAAGTACCTGTTTTTACcatttttgtgtttacttttgCAAACAGTTCCTTTTCTTCGACATGTAGTTAAGAATAATTCATAAATTCTCAATTTTACGCCCGGTATTAGCATAATAGCTTTGTTTCCCCCAATTGTTTTGTGAAATGAAATAGCTGTTATCTATCTGTTTATATTTTCTCTCGCTTCatccaaattcaaatcaaatggATTTGGGAAGTATTGTTTGGCCTCTGAAATTATCATCTGATTTGAAGTTATAACAAATCACAAAGCCCTTACTATATTAATGCATGCAGGGGCGTTGCCCAAATGTTTATTCTTTATATTAGAAAGGGTCGAGTGATTGAAACATAAACTTGTCATAATTCTAAAACTAATTTCCCCATCTTAATTAGTGTAGCCTCAAGAGTAATATCGCTTGTAATAAAAAAGATCGTGATCATTTGGGTGTTACACGTATAGGATCATGCCTCCGGTCAGGTTTGTCTTCACAAAGACATCCGACGCATCAAATCATGGTAAGCAGACTGGTATATACTTGAATAC from Pyrus communis chromosome 7, drPyrComm1.1, whole genome shotgun sequence encodes the following:
- the LOC137739646 gene encoding nitrogen regulatory protein P-II homolog encodes the protein MATMASAGLLSPLHCHLNELPLLGSSSISTKLAEFRFCQPIIALKHARNASIVPVVRAQSSSGYVPDSKFYKVEAILRPWRVSHVSSALLKIGIRGVTVSDVRGFGAQGGSTERQGGSEFSEDNFVAKIKMEIVVSKDQVEAVVDTIIEAARTGEIGDGKIFVVPVSDVIRVRTGERGEKAEKMTGGRSDVSSSA
- the LOC137739803 gene encoding ADP-ribosylation factor 2-like isoform X2 → MGLSFTKLFSRLFAKKEMRILMVGLDAAGKTTILYKLKLGEIVTTIPTIGFNVETVEYKNISFTVWDVGGQDKIRPLWRHYFQNTQGLIFVVDSNDRDRVVEARDELHRMLNEDELREAVLLVFANKQDLPNAMNAAEITDKLGLHSLRQRHWYIQSTCATSGEGLYEGLDWLSNNIANKA
- the LOC137739803 gene encoding ADP-ribosylation factor-like isoform X1, whose product is MGLSFTKLFSRLFAKKEMRILMVGLDAAGKTTILYKLKLGEIVTTIPTIGFNVETVEYKNISFTVWDVGGQDKIRPLWRHYFQNTQGLIFVVDSNDRDRVVEARDELHRMLNEDELREAVLLVFANKQDLPNAMNAAEITDKLGLHSLRQRHWYIQSTCATSGEGLYEGLDWLSNNIANKVDSCSHTF